The following coding sequences are from one Lolium rigidum isolate FL_2022 chromosome 6, APGP_CSIRO_Lrig_0.1, whole genome shotgun sequence window:
- the LOC124667299 gene encoding bZIP transcription factor ABI5 homolog: MASEMSKNGVKVSDEEVTSHQRDQSMGGADGGDCEEQTAPLAPQSSIFALTLDELQNSLCEQGRNFGSMNMDEFMNNIWNAEEFQAATGACAATEMEVAAVAGADGMAGAGDAGGSGLCRQGSFALPQPLCQKTVEEVWAEINKEAPAHATHAHPQQALPPPPVQPPVGNGVGVAVNDRQGTLGEMTLEQFLVKAGVVRGSLGGAQAPPMPVGMVHGPMNPMQQGQQPGPMMYQVAPVNAMYPGMGDGMGFVPNGYAGMAVVPPPPPSQGGVGIVSPGSSDGRSAMTQADMMNCMGSGAMMVENGARKRCAPEDRPGEKTVERRHRRMIKNRESAARSRARKQAYTVELEAELNHLKEENARLKAEETKILLAKKQMLVEKMIEQSKENAKAKKDGARPRRSGSCIW, translated from the exons ATGGCGTCGGAGATGAGCAAGAACGGCGTGAAGGTCTCCGACGAAGAGGTCACTTCGCACCAGCGTGACCAGAGCATGGGTGGCGCCGATGGCGGCGACTGTGAGGAGCAGACGGCGCCGCTGGCGCCGCAATCGTCGATCTTCGCGCTGACGCTGGACGAGCTGCAGAACTCGCTGTGCGAGCAAGGGCGCAACTTCGGGTCCATGAACATGGACGAGTTCATGAACAACATATGGAATGCCGAGGAGTTCCAGGCGGCGACGGGCGCCTGCGCGGCGACGGAGATGGAGGTGGCCGCCGTGGCGGGTGCCGATGGGATGGCAGGCGCAGGAGATGCCGGAGGAAGCGGCCTATGCCGGCAGGGATCGTTCGCCTTGCCGCAGCCACTGTGCCAGAAGACGGTGGAGGAGGTGTGGGCCGAGATCAACAAGGAGGCACCGGCGCACGCCACCCATGCTCACCCCCAGCAAGCCTTGCCGCCGCCTCCTGTCCAGCCGCCGGTGGGAAACGGCGTTGGCGTTGCTGTCAATGACCGGCAGGGGACGCTGGGCGAGATGACGCTGGAGCAGTTCCTCGTCAAGGCCGGCGTGGTCCGAGGCTCCCTCGGCGGCGCCCAGGCGCCCCCTATGCCGGTCGGCATGGTCCACGGGCCGATGAATCCCATGCAGCAGGGGCAGCAGCCTGGTCCGATGATGTACCAGGTGGCGCCGGTTAACGCCATGTACCCGGGGATGGGTGATGGTATGGGTTTCGTCCCGAACGGGTACGCCGGGATGGCCgtggtgccgccgccgccaccatctcaggGCGGGGTGGGAATCGTGAGCCCTGGGTCGTCGGACGGGAGGAGCGCCATGACGCAGGCTGACATGATGAATTGCATGGGCAGCGGGGCGATGATGGTGGAGAACGGCGCCCGGAAACGGTGTGCACCAGAGGACCGGCCCGGCGAGAAGACCGTggagcgtcgccaccgccgtaTGATCAAGAACCGCGAGTCGGCTGCACGATCCCGTGCCAGGAAGCAG GCGTACACCGTGGAGCTTGAAGCTGAACTGAACCACCTCAAGGAGGAGAACGCTCGTCTGAAAGCTGAGGAG ACGAAGATTCTGTTGGCCAAGAAGCAGATG CTGGTGGAGAAGATGATAGAGCAGTCAAAGGAGAACGCAAAAGCCAAGAAGGACGGCGCCCGGCCGCGCCGCTCCGGCAGCTGCATCTGGTGA